From one Candidatus Nitrospira nitrosa genomic stretch:
- a CDS encoding P-loop NTPase family protein, whose translation MTTAAGPDQQPVSRSLRSLLIVQFDEIFKRTNNREHLIGSQAHITALSKGEGFDLVSTHDLELANREQVFPRLRNAHFQEPVSDGALTFDYQLRPGPCPTTNALRIMELDGLPISPSHHNQAQ comes from the coding sequence ATGACCACCGCAGCCGGTCCAGACCAACAACCTGTTTCCCGCTCCCTGCGTAGCCTCCTGATTGTTCAGTTCGACGAAATCTTCAAGCGCACCAACAACCGCGAACATCTCATCGGCAGCCAAGCCCATATCACCGCCCTTTCGAAGGGAGAAGGATTCGACCTGGTCAGCACGCATGATTTGGAGTTAGCCAACCGAGAACAGGTCTTCCCACGACTACGGAACGCCCATTTCCAAGAACCGGTGTCGGACGGGGCTCTCACGTTCGACTACCAGCTGAGGCCAGGCCCCTGTCCAACGACAAATGCCCTGAGAATTATGGAACTGGACGGCTTGCCTATTTCCCCAAGCCATCACAATCAGGCACAATAG